From Deferrisoma camini S3R1, the proteins below share one genomic window:
- a CDS encoding indolepyruvate ferredoxin oxidoreductase subunit alpha: protein MTRDQKKGSAVRIDPERCTACGRCVTHCPLEVVAIRDRVAVISDGCVDCGVCAKVCPEDAVLAEPEPRDGRVPCGSCPVGCRIPEGRTGACRRYEARGGTLVRTLRLHTFEDVRDLVGPEWEPVIREPLVTGIGAGTTYPDCRPAPVIVRGTVGGVDVVTVVTEAPLSYSSVRVKVDTDLTLGREGARVLAGGEPVGHVTTEEYGSKMLAIGGVNVLTGPHGFRAARVMIALVNRGRVKLRVEGGRRLEVRLGEAPVIDGVPVGKMRVGCGSATLGLFAPILREAADEVIVLDSHLTGVLTEHPAGRHLGLSPSGVRIRFRRSTPGRYFGDHGQGWGGTSVTDPRDVFAPDGLRDVAPGSTILVTETTGQNAVLFRVTPEHGLEVIRPTPAAERAVRAISETCEPSRVSVIYCGGTGGSARAGVTRHPIRLTRAVHEGRARLTVGGAPTFLLPGGGINFMVDAGRVLSGAFTWVPTPALVVPVEYTMRLSDFEAIGGHTGAMEPLDAVLRRAPQRDG, encoded by the coding sequence GTGACCCGCGACCAAAAAAAGGGAAGCGCCGTGCGAATCGACCCGGAACGCTGCACCGCGTGCGGCAGGTGCGTGACCCACTGCCCCCTGGAGGTCGTGGCCATCCGGGACCGGGTGGCCGTGATCTCCGACGGGTGCGTGGACTGCGGGGTGTGCGCCAAGGTCTGCCCCGAGGACGCGGTCCTGGCGGAGCCCGAGCCCCGGGACGGCCGGGTGCCGTGCGGCTCGTGCCCGGTGGGGTGCCGGATCCCCGAGGGCCGCACCGGCGCGTGCCGGCGGTACGAGGCCCGCGGCGGAACCCTGGTGCGTACCCTGCGGCTCCACACCTTCGAGGACGTCCGGGACCTGGTGGGCCCCGAGTGGGAGCCCGTCATCCGGGAGCCCCTGGTCACGGGCATCGGGGCGGGGACCACCTACCCCGACTGCAGGCCGGCCCCGGTGATCGTGCGCGGCACCGTGGGAGGGGTGGACGTGGTCACCGTGGTGACCGAGGCCCCCCTGAGCTACAGCAGCGTCCGGGTCAAGGTGGACACCGACCTCACCCTGGGGCGGGAGGGGGCCCGGGTGCTGGCCGGCGGGGAGCCCGTGGGCCACGTGACCACCGAGGAGTACGGCTCCAAGATGCTCGCCATCGGCGGGGTGAACGTGCTCACGGGGCCCCACGGGTTCCGGGCGGCCCGGGTGATGATCGCCCTGGTGAACCGGGGGCGTGTGAAGCTCCGGGTGGAGGGGGGGCGGCGCCTGGAGGTGCGGCTCGGGGAGGCTCCGGTGATCGACGGCGTGCCCGTGGGCAAGATGCGGGTGGGGTGCGGCAGCGCCACCCTGGGGCTGTTCGCGCCCATCCTGCGGGAGGCGGCCGACGAGGTGATCGTGCTCGACAGCCACCTCACCGGCGTGCTGACCGAGCACCCGGCCGGGCGCCACCTGGGCCTGAGCCCCTCCGGGGTGCGGATCCGGTTCCGGCGCAGCACCCCGGGCCGGTACTTCGGGGACCACGGGCAGGGCTGGGGCGGAACCTCGGTGACGGACCCCCGGGACGTGTTCGCCCCGGACGGCCTCAGGGACGTGGCGCCCGGGTCCACGATCCTGGTGACCGAGACCACCGGGCAGAACGCGGTGCTGTTCCGGGTCACGCCCGAGCACGGGCTCGAGGTGATCCGGCCGACCCCGGCGGCCGAGCGGGCCGTCCGGGCCATCTCCGAGACCTGCGAGCCGAGCCGGGTGTCGGTGATCTACTGCGGGGGCACCGGGGGGAGCGCCCGGGCCGGTGTGACCCGCCACCCGATCCGCCTCACCCGGGCGGTGCACGAGGGCCGGGCCCGGCTCACCGTGGGCGGGGCGCCCACGTTCCTGCTGCCCGGGGGCGGGATCAACTTCATGGTGGACGCCGGCCGGGTGCTCTCGGGCGCCTTCACCTGGGTGCCCACCCCGGCCCTGGTTGTGCCGGTGGAGTACACCATGCGGCTCTCGGACTTCGAGGCCATCGGGGGCCACACCGGGGCCATGGAGCCCCTGGACGCGGTGCTGAGGCGGGCGCCGCAGAGGGATGGCTAG
- a CDS encoding xanthine dehydrogenase family protein molybdopterin-binding subunit, whose product MPRGAVGSRSPRRDLLDKVLGRVRFAADLKVPGMLHLAVVRSTEAHARVTGIDVGEAAAVPGVVRVFTAADVPGENRYGIIRPTADQHLLAEDRVRMVGDPVALVAAETPEAAAEGARRVRVAYEPLPAVLDPAEALEAAAVRIHERGNLCFEQRVVGGDVDRALSEAAVVVEGTYETSRIEHAYIEPEAGVAYLEDGVLVVVCCTQNPHYDRRDLCRLLGLPEERVRVIQAPTGGGFGGKLDLSVQPFVALATWHTGRPCRLVYSREESFAASSKRHPFRMRYRTAADREGRLLAVEADLLADTGAYASYGLAVAIRAAVHAAGPYRVPNVRVRSRAVYTNHPFSGAMRGFGAPQVAFGYESQMDRVADALGLDPLEVRRRNALGPGEHTITGQRLGPSVGLRECLERVGRVRARWDGAPGPRGDGPVGVGVGAMYYGIGNTGMSNPSTAHVRFDEDGGFTLFTGAAEIGQGSDRVLTAVCADALGVDPDRVRLVRADTALTADAGATSASRQTYISGGAVLEAGQALGERILRRAEDLLEIPAEDLVIEGDRVRSRSLPSREVPLAEVASSFARAGGMPREEGRFDPEATPLDRETGQGVPYATYAFAAQVARVRVDPVTGRVRVERIAAAHDVGRGVHPPGVRGQITGGVAMGVGMALMEAFDPGRDRNLDTYLIPTAADMPRVHPMIVEAPEPTGPFGAKGVGEPALIPTAPAVLNALARACGARIRRLPAGLEEVLEALGRGKE is encoded by the coding sequence ATGCCGCGCGGGGCCGTGGGCTCCCGCAGCCCCCGGAGGGACCTCCTGGACAAGGTCCTGGGCCGGGTGCGGTTCGCGGCCGACCTCAAGGTCCCCGGGATGCTCCACCTGGCCGTGGTGCGCTCCACCGAGGCCCATGCGCGGGTCACCGGCATCGATGTGGGGGAGGCCGCGGCCGTGCCCGGGGTGGTGCGGGTGTTCACGGCGGCCGACGTGCCCGGGGAGAACCGCTACGGGATCATCCGGCCCACGGCCGACCAGCACCTCCTTGCCGAGGACAGGGTCCGGATGGTGGGGGACCCGGTGGCCCTGGTGGCGGCCGAGACCCCGGAGGCGGCGGCGGAGGGGGCCCGGAGGGTGCGGGTGGCGTACGAGCCCCTGCCGGCGGTGCTGGACCCGGCCGAGGCCCTGGAGGCGGCGGCCGTGCGGATCCACGAGCGGGGCAACCTGTGCTTCGAGCAGCGGGTCGTGGGGGGCGACGTGGACAGGGCGCTGTCCGAGGCGGCCGTGGTAGTGGAGGGCACCTACGAGACCTCCCGGATCGAGCACGCCTACATCGAGCCCGAGGCCGGGGTGGCCTACCTGGAGGACGGGGTCCTGGTGGTGGTGTGCTGCACCCAGAATCCCCACTACGACCGGCGGGACCTGTGCCGGCTCCTGGGGCTCCCCGAGGAGCGGGTCCGGGTGATCCAGGCCCCCACCGGGGGCGGGTTCGGGGGCAAGCTGGACCTCTCGGTGCAGCCCTTCGTGGCCCTGGCCACGTGGCACACGGGCCGGCCCTGCCGGCTGGTCTACTCCCGGGAGGAGTCGTTCGCGGCCTCGTCCAAGCGCCACCCCTTCCGGATGCGCTACCGAACCGCCGCCGACCGGGAGGGCAGGCTCCTGGCCGTGGAGGCCGACCTCCTGGCCGACACCGGCGCCTACGCGTCCTACGGCCTGGCCGTGGCGATCCGAGCGGCCGTGCACGCGGCCGGGCCCTACCGGGTTCCCAACGTGCGGGTGCGGTCCCGGGCGGTGTACACCAACCACCCCTTCTCCGGGGCCATGCGGGGGTTCGGAGCCCCCCAGGTGGCCTTCGGGTACGAGAGCCAGATGGACCGGGTGGCCGATGCCCTGGGGCTCGACCCCCTGGAGGTGCGGCGCCGGAACGCCCTGGGCCCCGGCGAGCACACCATCACGGGCCAGCGCCTGGGCCCGAGCGTGGGCCTGCGGGAGTGCCTGGAGCGGGTAGGGCGCGTGCGCGCCCGGTGGGACGGTGCCCCGGGCCCGCGAGGCGACGGCCCCGTGGGCGTGGGGGTGGGGGCCATGTACTACGGCATCGGCAACACGGGCATGTCCAACCCCTCCACCGCCCACGTGCGCTTCGACGAGGACGGCGGCTTCACCCTGTTCACGGGCGCGGCCGAGATCGGCCAGGGCTCCGACCGGGTGCTCACGGCCGTGTGCGCCGACGCCCTGGGGGTGGACCCCGACCGGGTGCGGCTGGTCCGGGCCGACACCGCGCTCACGGCCGACGCCGGGGCCACGTCGGCGAGCCGCCAGACCTACATCTCGGGCGGTGCGGTGCTCGAGGCGGGCCAGGCCCTGGGGGAGCGGATCCTGCGCCGGGCCGAGGATCTGCTGGAGATCCCGGCGGAGGACCTGGTGATCGAGGGGGACCGGGTGCGGAGCCGCTCGCTCCCCTCCCGGGAGGTTCCCCTGGCCGAGGTGGCCTCGTCGTTCGCCAGGGCCGGGGGCATGCCCCGGGAGGAGGGCCGGTTCGACCCCGAGGCCACGCCCCTGGACCGGGAGACCGGCCAGGGCGTGCCCTACGCCACGTACGCGTTCGCCGCCCAGGTGGCCCGGGTCCGGGTGGACCCGGTCACCGGCCGGGTCCGGGTGGAACGGATCGCGGCGGCCCACGACGTGGGCCGGGGGGTGCACCCCCCGGGGGTCCGCGGCCAGATCACCGGGGGCGTGGCCATGGGGGTGGGCATGGCCCTGATGGAGGCGTTCGACCCGGGGCGGGACCGCAACCTGGACACCTACCTGATCCCCACGGCCGCGGACATGCCCCGGGTGCACCCCATGATCGTGGAGGCTCCGGAGCCCACGGGCCCCTTCGGCGCCAAGGGGGTGGGGGAGCCCGCCCTGATCCCCACCGCCCCGGCCGTGCTGAACGCCCTGGCCAGGGCTTGCGGAGCCCGCATCAGGCGGCTGCCCGCCGGCCTCGAGGAGGTGCTCGAGGCCCTGGGCCGCGGGAAGGAGTGA
- a CDS encoding amidohydrolase family protein produces the protein MARTKVINLGTVVSGDVSSPLIGADTLLIADGVIAAVGPDADVAESDVDRVIDANGCALTPGLIDSHVHPVLGDFTPRQKQVGFLESELHGGVTTAVSAGEVHLPGRPRDPAGVKALAILAARSFAAFRPGGMKVKGGAVILEPGLTEADFAEMAAQGVRTVGEIGLGAVKRPEDARPMVEWAKGHGMVVLMHMGGTSIPGSSTVTAEQVLAAGADVACHTNGGPTAVSPEEISAVIRESDIYVEIVHCGNPRMAVHAAREAVDAGALHRVIIGNDAPSGTGVIPLGVQRVIAHLSSLAEVDPAVAIAWATGNTARCHGLPQGRIAAGAPADLVFCDAPMGSVGDDLLSAYRAGDTPGVSVILVDGEVVVAKSRNTPPPKRAAVVRDL, from the coding sequence ATGGCGAGAACCAAGGTGATCAACCTGGGAACGGTGGTCTCCGGGGACGTGTCGAGCCCCCTCATCGGGGCCGACACCCTGCTCATCGCCGACGGCGTCATCGCGGCCGTCGGGCCCGACGCCGACGTGGCCGAGAGCGACGTGGACCGGGTGATCGACGCCAACGGGTGCGCGCTCACCCCGGGGTTGATCGACTCCCACGTCCACCCGGTGCTGGGGGACTTCACCCCCCGGCAGAAGCAGGTGGGGTTCCTGGAGAGCGAGCTCCACGGCGGGGTGACCACGGCCGTCAGCGCCGGCGAGGTGCACCTGCCCGGCCGGCCCAGGGACCCGGCCGGGGTCAAGGCCCTGGCGATCCTGGCCGCCCGGTCCTTTGCGGCGTTCCGGCCCGGGGGCATGAAGGTGAAGGGGGGCGCGGTGATCCTGGAGCCCGGGCTCACCGAGGCGGACTTCGCCGAGATGGCGGCCCAGGGGGTGCGCACGGTGGGGGAGATCGGCCTGGGCGCGGTGAAGCGGCCCGAGGACGCCCGGCCCATGGTGGAGTGGGCCAAGGGGCACGGCATGGTGGTGCTCATGCACATGGGGGGGACCTCGATCCCGGGCTCGTCCACGGTCACGGCCGAGCAGGTGCTGGCGGCCGGCGCCGACGTGGCGTGCCACACCAACGGCGGGCCCACGGCCGTGAGCCCGGAGGAGATCTCGGCCGTGATCCGGGAGAGCGACATCTACGTGGAGATCGTGCACTGCGGCAACCCCCGCATGGCCGTGCACGCGGCCCGGGAGGCGGTGGACGCCGGGGCCCTCCACCGGGTGATCATCGGCAACGACGCGCCGTCGGGGACCGGGGTGATCCCCCTGGGGGTCCAGCGGGTCATCGCCCACCTGTCGAGCCTGGCGGAGGTGGACCCGGCCGTGGCCATCGCGTGGGCCACCGGCAACACGGCCCGGTGCCACGGCCTGCCCCAGGGCCGGATCGCCGCGGGGGCCCCGGCGGACCTCGTGTTCTGCGACGCGCCCATGGGCTCGGTGGGGGACGACCTGCTCTCGGCCTACCGGGCCGGGGACACCCCGGGGGTGAGCGTGATCCTGGTGGACGGGGAGGTGGTGGTGGCCAAGAGCCGCAACACCCCGCCCCCGAAGCGGGCGGCGGTGGTTCGGGATCTGTGA